In a single window of the Notamacropus eugenii isolate mMacEug1 chromosome 4, mMacEug1.pri_v2, whole genome shotgun sequence genome:
- the P2RX6 gene encoding P2X purinoceptor 6 has translation MSMGVLGTLDEWGLLDYKTEKYVLTRNRRVGALQRVLQLGIFGYVIGWSLLFKKGYQEKESDPQVSVITKLKGVSVSQIEALGSRLWDVADYTKPPQGENVFFLVTNFLATPEQVQGTCPEHPSVPLAPCLADEDCPAGEMLSHSHGIKTGKCIMFNSTYQTCEIWGWCPVENGSVSRKPQLLESENFTLFIKNSITFPKFNFFKTNTLETWDSAYFKGCRYDALSSPFCPVFRVGDVVEAAGGDFEDLALLGGVVRIQIIWDCDLDHPGTKCQPCYSFWLQEKGYNFRTATHWWKHPGMEARSLFKLFGIRFEILVAGQAGKFSAISTGITLGTGMALLGVVTFLCDLLLLYVDGEASFYWGNKYEEAKAPKTRVEPELASAPEDHKEPGGAQSQLIPVMDSDLAAGKQGLDAGHGLA, from the exons ATGAGCATGGGGGTGCTGGGAACCCTGGACGAATGGGGGCTTCTGGACTACAAGACAGAGAAATATGTCCTCACCAGGAACCGGAGGGTGGGTGCTCTCCAGAGGGTCCTGCAACTTGGTATCTTCGGATATGTCATTGG GTGGTCCCTTCTCTTCAAGAAGGGTTACCAGGAGAAGGAATCTGACCCCCAGGTATCGGTCATCACCAAGCTCAAAGGGGTCTCAGTCAGCCAGATCGAGGCGCTAGGAAGCAGACTGTGGGATGTGGCCGATTATACGAAGCCCCCCCAG GGAGAAAACGTCTTTTTCCTGGTAACTAATTTCCTTGCCACGCCAGAGCAAGTGCAGGGGACATGCCCTGAG CACCCTTCTGTTCCCCTGGCTCCTTGCCTGGCTGATGAAGATTGTCCTGCTGGAGAGATGCTGAGCCACAGCCATG GAATCAAGACTGGGAAATGCATCATGTTTAACTCAACCTACCAGACCTGCGAGATCTGGGGCTGGTGCCCTGTGGAGAATGGCAGTGTGTCTAG GAAGCCCCAGCTGCTGGAATCAGAAAACTTCACCCTCTTTATCAAGAACTCCATCACCTTCCCCAAATTCAACTTCTTCAA GACCAACACTTTGGAGACATGGGATAGTGCCTATTTCAAGGGCTGCAGGTATGACGCCCTCTCCAGCCCTTTCTGCCCAGTCTTCCGGGTGGGGGATGTGGTGGAGGCAGCTGGAGGGGACTTTGAGGACCTGGCCCTCTTG GGGGGAGTTGTGAGGATTCAGATCATCTGGGACTGTGATTTGGATCACCCTGGCACCAAATGCCAGCCCTGCTATTCTTTCTGGCTGCAGGAGAAGGGCTACAACTTTAG GACAGCTACACACTGGTGGAAGCACCCAGGCATGGAGGCCCGAAGCCTGTTCAAACTCTTTGGGATCCGATTTGAAATCCTTGTGGCTGGGCAG gCTGGGAAGTTCAGTGCCATCTCTACAGGGATCACACTGGGCACAGGCATGGCCCTGTTGGGAGTG GTCACCTTCCTCTGCGATCTGCTCTTGCTTTATGTGGATGGAGAAGCCTCTTTCTATTGGGGAAACAAGTATGAGGAG GCAAAGGCCCCTAAGACCAGAGTGGAGCCAGAGCTGGCCTCAGCACCGGAGGATCACAAGGAGCCCGGAGGTGCTCAGTCACAGTTGATCCCAGTCATGGATTCTGATCTCGCTGCTGGGAAGCAGGGCCTGGATGCTGGGCATGGCCTAGCCTAG